One genomic segment of Vulpes vulpes isolate BD-2025 chromosome 2, VulVul3, whole genome shotgun sequence includes these proteins:
- the LOC112923693 gene encoding UDP-glucuronosyltransferase 2B31-like: MSMKWISVLLLLQLSCYFSSGSCGKVLVWPTEYSHWINVKTILDELVQRGHEVTVLTSSASILVDPNKLSAIKFEIYSAHLSRGDFEALFIKLLKTWTYDMPKDSFWAYFSVMQEMFWEYYECFQKLCKDVVLNKKLMTKLQESKFDLILADTIGPCGELLAELLKIPLVYTLRFSAGYAFEKHSGGLPLPPSYVPVILSELTDQMTFMERVKNMLYVLYFDFWFQTMNEKSWDQFYSEVLGRPTTVYELMRKADIWLIRTYWDLEFPRPLLPHFDFVGGLHCKPAKPLPKEMEEFVQSSGENGIVVFSLGSMVNNMPEERANVIASALAQIPQKVLWRFDGKKPETLGPNTRLYKWLPQNDLLGHPKAKAFITHGGTNGIYEAIYHGIPMVGIPLFADQADNIVHMKAKGAAIRLDFSAMSSADLLNALRTVINAPSYKENAMKLSRIQHDQPLKPLDRAVFWIEYVMRHKGAKHLRPASHDLTWLQYHSLDVIGFLLACVVTAMFVTTQCCLFCCRKVAKTGQKIKKE; this comes from the exons ATGTCTATGAAATGGATTTCAGTTCTGCTGCTGCTCCAGCTGAGCTGTTACTTTAGCTCTGGGAGCTGCGGAAAGGTGCTGGTGTGGCCCACAGAATACAGCCATTGGATCAATGTAAAGACAATCCTGGATGAACTTGTCCAGAGGGGTCATGAAGTGACTGTTCTGACATCTTCAGCCTCCATTCTTGTTGATCCGAACAAATTATCTGCTATTAAATTTGAGATTTATTCTGCACATTTATCTAGAGGTGATTTTGAGGCTTTGTTCATAAAACTGCTCAAGACTTGGACATATGATATGCCAAAAGATTCATTTTGGGCATATTTTTCAGTAATGCAAGAGATGTTTTGGGAATATTATGAGTGTTTTCAGAAGCTCTGTAAAGATGTAGTTTTGAACAAGAAACTCATGACAAAACTACAAGAATCAAAATTCGATCTCATCCTTGCAGATACTATCGGACCCTGTGGTGAGCTGCTGGCTGAGCTCCTTAAAATACCTTTAGTGTACACTCTCCGTTTCTCTGCAGGCTATGCATTTGAGAAACACAGTGGAGGACTTCCGCTCCCTCCATCCTACGTACCTGTTATTCTGTCAGAATTAACTGATCAAATGACATTCATGGAGAGAGTAAAAAATATGCTATATGTGCTTTATTTTGACTTTTGGTTCCAAACAATGAATGAGAAGAGTTGGGATCAGTTTTACAGCGAAGTACTAG gAAGACCCACTACAGTATATGAGTTAATGAGGAAAGCTGATATATGGCTCATTCGAACCTACTGGGATTTGGAATTTCCTCGCCCACTCCTACCACATTTTGACTTTGTTGGAGGCCTCCACTGCAAACCTGCCAAACCCCTGCCTAAG GAAATGGAAGAGTTTGTCCAGAGCTCTGGAGAAAACGGTATTGTGGTGTTTTCTCTAGGGTCAATGGTCAATAACATGCCAGAGGAAAGAGCCAATGTGATTGCATCAGCCCTTGCCCAGATTCCACAAAAG GTTCTATGGAGATTTGATGGCAAGAAACCAGAAACCTTAGGGCCAAATACTCGGCTGTATAAGTGGCTTCCCCAGAATGACCTTCTTG GTCATCCGAAAGCCAAAGCCTTTATAACCCATGGTGGAACCAACGGCATCTATGAGGCGATCTACCACGGGATCCCCATGGTGGGCATTCCCTTGTTTGCCGATCAAGCTGATAACATTGTTCACATGAAAGCTAAGGGAGCAGCTATCAGACTGGACTTCAGCGCAATGTCCAGCGCAGACTTGCTCAATGCATTGAGGACAGTCATTAATGCCCCTTC GTACAAAGAGAATGCTATGAAATTATCAAGAATTCAGCACGATCAGCCTCTAAAGCCCCTGGACCGAGCAGTCTTCTGGATCGAGTATGTCATGCGCCACAAAGGAGCCAAGCACCTGCGGCCAGCCTCCCACGACCTCACCTGGTTGCAGTACCACTCCTTGGATGTCATTGGGTTTCTGCTGGCCTGTGTGGTAACTGCTATGTTTGTCACCACACAGTGTTGTCTGTTTTGTTGTCGGAAGGTCGCAAAAACAGGGCAGAAGATAAAAAAGGAGTAG